Proteins found in one Eriocheir sinensis breed Jianghai 21 chromosome 43, ASM2467909v1, whole genome shotgun sequence genomic segment:
- the LOC127010417 gene encoding ADP-ribosylation factor-like protein 1: protein MGALLSYFRGLIGSREMRILILGLDGAGKTTILYRLQVGEVVTTIPTIGFNVEQVTYKNLRFQVWDLGGQTSIRPYWRCYYSNTDAIIYVVDSADRDRIGISKQELVSMLEEEELKSAILAVLANKQDMEGAMTVAEVHSALGLDALKTRTFQIFKTSAIKGEGLDQAMDWLANALATRK from the exons ATGG GGGCTCTCCTTAGCTACTTCCGGGGGCTCATTGGCTCCCGAGAGATGCGCATTCTCATTCTTGGTCTGGATGGGGCTGGCAAGACCACCATTCTCTACCGGTTACAAGTTGGAGAAGTtgtcaccaccatccccaccatagGATTCAATGTGGAACAAGTTACATACAAAAACTTGAGGTTCCAGGTTTGGGACTTAGGAGGCCAAACAAGTATCAG ACCCTACTGGAGGTGCTATTACTCTAACACAGACGCCATCATCTACGTTGTGGACTCAGCAGACCGAGACAGGATAGGGATCTCCAAACAGGAACTTGTTTCAATGCTGGAG gaggaagaattgaagtCTGCTATATTAGCAGTGCTGGCAAATAAGCAGGACATGGAAGGTGCCATGACAGTAGCTGAGGTTCATTCAGCCCTGGGACTGGATGCCCTCAAGACCCGCACCTTCCAGATCTTCAAGACATCGGCCATAAAGGGGGAAGGTTTGGATCAGGCAATGGATTGGTTAGCTAATGCCCTTGCCACCAGAAAGTGA